In Dermacentor variabilis isolate Ectoservices chromosome 11, ASM5094787v1, whole genome shotgun sequence, one genomic interval encodes:
- the LOC142564005 gene encoding uncharacterized protein LOC142564005 isoform X2 produces the protein MIAVMTSRKLRGRFELRLVAFVAILLAASVAARSAHVTSHVVREPLVAARQADAPITVADSPASTTTELTEEYDDDDGDVVAGGAGEVDDDDEAVPSSTEDGTSSPTTAASPGTSAAPTRPSLSNAYPPVRVSSPKAETEPPAPTSTSTTTTTTTTTTTTTRRPTTTTPTTTTRRATTVAAPLPAVPARPRLPPTTYSAPTQSRSDNSACPRREDIHPCQCIELPSKIPGDVETVATCKNIRNHQVLSDALKGFQHYRINFFVLDSCKLPPFPNGLFHNVDVEWMEVLNSTVQFQKNFFTCSKDCL, from the exons ATGATCGCAGTCATGACGTCCCGAAAACTTCGAGGCAGGTTCGAGCTTCGTCTAGTCGCCTTCGTCGCCATCCTATTGGCCGCGTCCGTGGCGGCCAGGTCCGCTCACGTGACCTCTCACGTGGTGCGCGAGCCGCTGGTCGCTGCGCGCCAGGCGGACGCACCGATCACGGTCGCGGACTCGCCGGCGTCCACGACGACGGAGCTCACCGAAgagtacgacgacgacgacggtgacgtCGTCGCGGGAGGCGCTGGCGAAGTCGACGACGATGACGAGGCGGTGCCCTCTTCCACGGAGGACGGAACTTCGTCGCCGACGACGGCCGCGTCGCCAGGGACTTCTGCCGCTCCGACGAGGCCCAG CCTTTCCAACGCATACCCGCCCGTTCGAGTCTCGTCGCCCAAAGCTGAAACAGAACCACCAGCACCCACTAGCACAAGCACTACTACTACAACCACTACAACTACCACAACGACCACAAG GCGTCCCACGACCACTACGCCAACAACTACCACGAGGCGCGCAACTACAGTGGCAGCTCCGCTGCCCGCCGTACCGGCAAGGCCCAGGCTGCCGCCAACGACGTACTCGGCACCCACACAGTCCCGGTCGGACAACTCGGCATGCCCGCGCCGCGAGGACATCCACCCGTGCCAGTGCATTGAGCTGCCCAGCAAGATACCCGGCGATGTTGAGACGGTCGCTACGTGCAAGAACATCCGGAACCACCAG GTGCTCAGCGATGCCCTCAAGGGATTCCAACACTACCGGATCAACTTCTTTGTGCTCGATAGCTGCAAGCTGCCCCCGTTCCCCAACGGCCTCTTTCACAATGTCGACGTTGAGTGGATGGAGGTCCTCAACTCAACCGTGCAGTTTCAAAAGAACTTCTTTACCTGCTCCAAGGACTGCCTCTGA
- the LOC142564005 gene encoding uncharacterized protein LOC142564005 isoform X1, translating into MIAVMTSRKLRGRFELRLVAFVAILLAASVAARSAHVTSHVVREPLVAARQADAPITVADSPASTTTELTEEYDDDDGDVVAGGAGEVDDDDEAVPSSTEDGTSSPTTAASPGTSAAPTRPSLSNAYPPVRVSSPKAETEPPAPTSTSTTTTTTTTTTTTTRRPMTTTPTTTTTTTRRPTTTTPTTTTRRATTVAAPLPAVPARPRLPPTTYSAPTQSRSDNSACPRREDIHPCQCIELPSKIPGDVETVATCKNIRNHQVLSDALKGFQHYRINFFVLDSCKLPPFPNGLFHNVDVEWMEVLNSTVQFQKNFFTCSKDCL; encoded by the exons ATGATCGCAGTCATGACGTCCCGAAAACTTCGAGGCAGGTTCGAGCTTCGTCTAGTCGCCTTCGTCGCCATCCTATTGGCCGCGTCCGTGGCGGCCAGGTCCGCTCACGTGACCTCTCACGTGGTGCGCGAGCCGCTGGTCGCTGCGCGCCAGGCGGACGCACCGATCACGGTCGCGGACTCGCCGGCGTCCACGACGACGGAGCTCACCGAAgagtacgacgacgacgacggtgacgtCGTCGCGGGAGGCGCTGGCGAAGTCGACGACGATGACGAGGCGGTGCCCTCTTCCACGGAGGACGGAACTTCGTCGCCGACGACGGCCGCGTCGCCAGGGACTTCTGCCGCTCCGACGAGGCCCAG CCTTTCCAACGCATACCCGCCCGTTCGAGTCTCGTCGCCCAAAGCTGAAACAGAACCACCAGCACCCACTAGCACAAGCACTACTACTACAACCACTACAACTACCACAACGACCACAAGGCGTCCCATGACCACTACGCCAACAACTACCACAACGACCACAAGGCGTCCCACGACCACTACGCCAACAACTACCACGAGGCGCGCAACTACAGTGGCAGCTCCGCTGCCCGCCGTACCGGCAAGGCCCAGGCTGCCGCCAACGACGTACTCGGCACCCACACAGTCCCGGTCGGACAACTCGGCATGCCCGCGCCGCGAGGACATCCACCCGTGCCAGTGCATTGAGCTGCCCAGCAAGATACCCGGCGATGTTGAGACGGTCGCTACGTGCAAGAACATCCGGAACCACCAG GTGCTCAGCGATGCCCTCAAGGGATTCCAACACTACCGGATCAACTTCTTTGTGCTCGATAGCTGCAAGCTGCCCCCGTTCCCCAACGGCCTCTTTCACAATGTCGACGTTGAGTGGATGGAGGTCCTCAACTCAACCGTGCAGTTTCAAAAGAACTTCTTTACCTGCTCCAAGGACTGCCTCTGA